From a single Leptospira levettii genomic region:
- the yidD gene encoding membrane protein insertion efficiency factor YidD — protein sequence MNRLFLFLIFLYKKLLSPLLPPSCRFTPSCSEYAKQAFETYPWYKAFVLSIIRISKCHPYHEGGHDPLPKSYNKS from the coding sequence TGTTTTTGTTTCTCATTTTCCTCTACAAAAAACTGCTCTCCCCACTATTACCTCCGTCATGCCGATTCACTCCTAGCTGTTCTGAATACGCCAAACAAGCGTTTGAAACCTATCCATGGTACAAAGCGTTTGTTCTAAGCATCATTCGAATTTCTAAATGCCACCCTTATCATGAAGGTGGACATGATCCTTTACCGAAATCTTATAACAAGAGTTAA
- the yidC gene encoding membrane protein insertase YidC, with protein MQNDTNNRQGRLFLALFLSLAVWMGINYIFFPPQTPKPKTVTETAKTEGADKEKTATTDPKAEIKKATTESPKLKPVKPEKEKTFSLKTDSFLVRFSSLGGRITEYYIKDHKEPDGSEFTIAKDPKFQIEFDGQTEKAVELTRGQGFDFNIIEDKDTIPYSAYNLVNFSSNYNAETKTVTFEAPSFDGKFTIQKKFQFFPSENYFKFHLTLKNRTGETIHISPTKSDVYFRSFSSLGPILKKKEDFNDRDNAHYFRYYYLDGSFKDHIDGTTTQGFFDNLFGSNEGKDARYEIKKGSNDKVDFVGTGSRYFIGVIDPLDDKPAGVLLDNRKGNETGVLLVYDNWKLGPGEEVNLDYAAYVGVRELDGTAFRDSKLDPKINKDSVFAGLSESLDKSFNQGITTPLRNGIVWILKKIYLVIPNYGWAIVIFAILFKLAFYPLNKKQAESMKKMQELSPQIKLINEKYADDPKLKQEKTIELYKKNGTNPMAGCLPMLIQIPIFIALYTAFSDTVDLWNSPFLWIKDLSEPDTVFTTPKLAFIGALAINILPLIMVATQVVQSKMTTVSTDPNQKMMMYMMPVIMLYFFWSMPAGVTMYWTMQNILSIAQQVYTNKFVKSDDKKPNPSGPTPANNASAVARPGFRNQNKKKK; from the coding sequence ATGCAAAACGATACCAACAACAGACAAGGTCGCTTATTCCTCGCTTTATTTTTAAGTTTAGCAGTATGGATGGGAATTAATTATATCTTTTTTCCACCACAAACTCCGAAACCAAAAACAGTAACCGAAACCGCAAAAACAGAAGGTGCTGATAAAGAAAAAACAGCAACAACTGATCCAAAAGCAGAAATCAAAAAAGCCACAACGGAATCACCGAAACTAAAACCAGTCAAACCAGAAAAAGAAAAAACATTCTCTCTCAAAACTGATTCCTTCTTGGTTCGTTTTTCGAGCTTAGGCGGAAGGATCACAGAATACTACATCAAAGATCACAAAGAACCAGACGGTTCCGAATTTACAATTGCAAAGGATCCGAAATTCCAAATTGAATTTGATGGCCAAACAGAAAAAGCAGTGGAACTCACAAGAGGCCAAGGTTTTGACTTCAACATCATTGAAGACAAAGATACCATTCCTTATTCCGCTTATAACCTCGTAAACTTTAGCTCCAACTATAATGCAGAAACAAAAACTGTTACCTTTGAAGCACCATCGTTCGATGGTAAATTCACAATTCAGAAAAAATTCCAATTTTTCCCATCAGAAAATTACTTTAAGTTCCATTTAACTTTAAAAAACAGAACTGGAGAGACCATTCACATCTCTCCAACTAAGTCTGATGTTTACTTTCGTTCCTTTAGTTCCCTTGGTCCCATCTTAAAGAAAAAAGAAGACTTCAATGACCGAGACAATGCTCATTACTTCCGTTACTACTATTTAGATGGAAGTTTTAAAGACCATATAGATGGCACAACGACCCAAGGATTTTTTGACAATCTTTTTGGTTCTAATGAAGGTAAAGACGCTCGTTATGAAATCAAAAAAGGTTCTAACGACAAAGTGGACTTTGTTGGAACTGGTAGTCGTTATTTCATTGGTGTGATTGACCCACTCGATGACAAACCAGCAGGTGTCCTTTTAGATAACCGAAAAGGAAATGAAACAGGTGTCCTTCTTGTGTATGACAATTGGAAACTAGGACCTGGCGAAGAAGTAAACTTAGATTATGCTGCTTATGTTGGTGTACGTGAGTTAGACGGTACTGCCTTCCGAGACAGTAAACTCGATCCAAAAATCAATAAGGACTCTGTATTTGCAGGTCTTAGTGAGTCACTGGATAAATCCTTTAACCAAGGGATCACAACACCACTTAGAAACGGAATTGTTTGGATCTTAAAAAAGATCTATTTAGTGATTCCGAATTACGGTTGGGCTATCGTTATCTTCGCAATTCTATTTAAGTTAGCTTTTTATCCGTTAAACAAAAAACAAGCAGAGTCGATGAAAAAGATGCAGGAGTTATCTCCTCAAATCAAACTCATCAACGAAAAGTATGCGGATGATCCAAAGCTCAAACAAGAGAAAACAATCGAACTCTATAAAAAGAATGGCACCAATCCAATGGCGGGTTGCCTTCCGATGCTCATCCAAATTCCAATCTTTATCGCTCTTTATACGGCATTCTCTGATACAGTGGACCTTTGGAATTCTCCTTTCCTTTGGATCAAAGATTTAAGTGAACCAGACACTGTTTTTACAACTCCAAAGTTAGCATTCATTGGTGCTCTTGCAATTAACATCCTGCCACTCATCATGGTCGCAACACAAGTAGTTCAGTCCAAAATGACAACTGTGTCTACCGATCCAAACCAAAAGATGATGATGTACATGATGCCTGTCATCATGTTATACTTCTTTTGGTCAATGCCTGCAGGGGTTACTATGTATTGGACCATGCAAAACATACTTTCCATCGCTCAACAAGTGTATACAAACAAGTTTGTTAAGTCAGATGATAAAAAACCGAATCCAAGTGGGCCAACACCTGCTAACAACGCTTCTGCGGTTGCAAGACCAGGTTTTAGAAACCAAAACAAAAAGAAGAAATGA
- the jag gene encoding RNA-binding cell elongation regulator Jag/EloR, whose protein sequence is MNNYIFEAEGKTKGEAEDFTLETLRLQAGDLRFEVVDSGKSGFLGITQKKPAVVRAFVANNDIPSEKIIHGVIITILKKMGIPAEVVGMGDVDGKIYVELTSKESGLIIGKRGGTLDSLQFLLNLMVDPKIRHNRKIVLDIESYRDKRELSLIRLAKSVAASVIKSGRSKLLDPMNPFERRIVHMAIQDDERVFTRSEGNGTFKRVRVISAKEKHKYKDLEDPSKKGLPVEDFADGVDQEDLD, encoded by the coding sequence ATGAATAATTACATTTTCGAAGCCGAAGGAAAAACGAAAGGGGAAGCAGAAGATTTTACTCTCGAAACCCTTCGTCTCCAAGCAGGCGATTTACGTTTCGAAGTAGTAGATTCCGGAAAGTCCGGCTTTTTAGGAATCACACAAAAAAAACCAGCCGTTGTACGCGCGTTTGTTGCAAACAACGATATCCCTTCTGAAAAAATCATACACGGTGTGATCATCACCATTTTGAAAAAAATGGGAATCCCTGCAGAAGTCGTGGGAATGGGTGATGTAGACGGAAAAATTTATGTCGAACTCACAAGCAAAGAATCTGGGCTCATCATTGGAAAACGTGGTGGTACATTAGATTCACTCCAATTCCTCCTCAACTTGATGGTAGACCCAAAAATCCGACACAATCGTAAAATTGTATTAGATATCGAATCTTATCGCGATAAACGCGAGTTATCCCTCATTCGATTGGCAAAATCGGTAGCTGCTTCTGTTATTAAATCCGGAAGATCAAAACTACTCGATCCTATGAATCCTTTTGAAAGAAGAATTGTTCACATGGCGATCCAAGATGACGAAAGGGTCTTCACAAGATCAGAAGGTAACGGAACATTCAAACGTGTTCGTGTAATCTCCGCAAAAGAAAAACACAAATACAAAGATTTGGAAGATCCTTCTAAAAAAGGTCTACCAGTTGAAGACTTTGCCGATGGAGTAGACCAAGAAGATCTTGATTGA
- the mnmE gene encoding tRNA uridine-5-carboxymethylaminomethyl(34) synthesis GTPase MnmE has protein sequence MIDTIAALSTAQGPGAIGILRVSGSLVLPISLAVLEKNGNSLTESFIQNQKRTAIFCDFVENGTPLDQIVFFYFPAPNSYTGEDLAEFHLHGNPILLKRALHILFEKGARPAQKGEFTKRAYLNGKINLSGAEAISRLIEARSKYELELAQKNVFGEITKLSSKIRSDLISLKAECEAEIDFSTEDLTFESLEQRKNRMVDLKNLCSKLIKNSERAESLILQSTVVLFGEPNTGKSSLMNLLIGKDRSIISDVPGTTRDYIAEELSLDGIPIRLVDTAGIRETTDNIEQMGIERSKREADSANVKLLLIDTSVPFDINSFLTKHKDRLFESILVANKIDAKHPTWDLKNLENIQKEFNLTISEISCKSKQGISELLNLLKLKLTSQENTEDLVLLEDRQRYHIQKIESCLSESIQLMENNAPAEIYIQEINVALLEIGHVNGIVENEEILGRIFSKFCVGK, from the coding sequence TTGATTGATACCATTGCGGCATTGTCCACAGCCCAAGGTCCCGGAGCGATTGGTATCCTTCGGGTCTCGGGTTCTTTGGTTTTGCCCATCTCCCTTGCCGTATTAGAAAAAAACGGAAACTCCCTCACCGAATCATTTATACAAAACCAAAAACGCACCGCCATTTTTTGTGACTTTGTCGAAAATGGAACTCCATTAGACCAAATTGTATTTTTTTATTTTCCAGCACCTAACTCCTATACCGGTGAAGATTTAGCAGAGTTCCATCTTCATGGAAATCCTATTCTATTAAAACGTGCACTACATATCCTTTTTGAAAAAGGAGCAAGACCTGCACAGAAAGGTGAATTTACAAAACGTGCTTATCTAAATGGAAAAATCAATTTGTCTGGTGCCGAAGCCATTAGTCGACTCATTGAAGCAAGGTCTAAATACGAATTGGAACTTGCTCAAAAAAACGTGTTTGGCGAGATCACAAAATTAAGTTCCAAAATCAGAAGTGATTTAATTTCACTGAAAGCAGAATGTGAAGCAGAAATTGATTTTTCGACTGAAGACTTAACCTTTGAAAGTTTAGAACAAAGAAAAAACCGAATGGTAGATCTTAAAAATTTATGTTCTAAATTAATTAAAAATTCTGAAAGAGCGGAATCGCTCATCTTACAATCAACTGTCGTATTATTCGGAGAACCTAATACCGGCAAGTCGAGCCTAATGAATCTACTGATTGGAAAAGACCGATCGATTATATCTGATGTACCTGGCACCACAAGAGATTATATTGCAGAAGAATTGAGTTTGGATGGAATCCCAATACGTTTAGTGGATACTGCTGGGATCAGAGAAACGACTGATAACATCGAACAAATGGGCATCGAAAGGAGTAAACGTGAAGCTGACAGTGCTAATGTGAAATTACTTTTGATCGATACTTCTGTCCCGTTTGATATCAATTCGTTTCTAACTAAACATAAAGATCGTTTATTTGAATCAATTCTTGTTGCCAATAAGATAGATGCAAAACATCCAACATGGGATTTAAAAAATTTAGAAAACATCCAAAAAGAATTTAACCTTACCATCTCAGAAATCTCCTGCAAATCAAAACAAGGAATCTCTGAATTATTGAATTTATTAAAATTAAAACTTACCTCACAAGAGAATACGGAAGATTTAGTTTTGTTAGAAGACCGCCAAAGGTATCACATTCAAAAAATTGAATCTTGTTTATCAGAATCCATCCAACTGATGGAAAACAATGCTCCTGCTGAAATTTATATCCAAGAAATCAACGTTGCATTGTTAGAAATTGGTCATGTGAATGGCATCGTTGAAAATGAGGAAATTTTAGGGCGAATTTTTAGCAAATTTTGTGTCGGAAAATAA